The DNA window ggagacaTGATCtatatatgaactcacatcaattgtgtgtaagaaaaataaaagattgaaacaaaaataacataaatagtgttcacttagaaaataccttaatacataataaagaaatgaagttgtaagaattgcagatattgcacctaaaagaaaattactaaagaaagtggtgcataaaagaatacatattatagtttgttttgtttgttctaagagtaatttaacttcagtactcatacacatttgatggtaacttcagtattactaaagtaaatgtgttgatgtacggttgagttaattgtcaaaagtcaattgatggtgaaagaaacatcggcgtgggcattgacaattcatattaaagatgaagaaataaagaactactttagatacttttttatttggaaacaaacatttatgaaatatcttcatgtaattgattcatttggaaggaagtgttaagaattacaacttatatatggaataaagattcaactaaaataactagtgaattcttttggggttgtccagttaaggtcaggccttataggtctaaagaaaataaactagactaaagaatttctagatgttaattattagatattttgaaagatttagagacaaatttagtctcataagtacttcaagattagccttggaaacaaatatatacataatattccTTAAACAAGAATCTAATGTATGCtcaagattatatgaatcaagaaaataagtatatttatgatgttggacaaatacttaAAGGATCCtagtttggatcattaagaaagcaaccaaacaagtaAATATAGTGAATCGAATCagatagagatcatttggtatttgattcaaattttgTTGGATACCAAAACAGTCGGAAATTCATGtcacataattttagtttaattattagtttaaagaattaattatttgtaagagTGTTAAGCAGACactcaaattatttcaacatgatggcaggatttattaggtgttttgtggcatccaattaaagaatatgactgcaaaattttgtcacggtgttgcaaattatgaatgatatagaaagaccactaaagatattacgtgacaataatttacagttcttttactttaagagtaatatgagttcgactaagtcgaactatttggaaaataaagaatttagaATGTTTACTTATCTAATTAGCATATTTGgataaactctaaaattacggatcagttctctaaatatttgctatccggggtctttcatgaacatattgttcatatggatattgcatatttagatgatatacagttttagtgggagtttgtattgtgatgcttgtatagatatcatttggaatttatgtgcacattaaagaatcagtttataaagaaattaaagatttagttttaaagatataaagattataaagttattcagattgatctctatagGGATtaaaggaggaccagttggtattagacatgtgaaagatcacactacatgttaatccacactacacacccatgtttaatctatgtcatttgattgtattgacatatgtgactattgagagtttagttacgaattaatgtaacaaaaatcgtTTTAATtctatgttgatataattgatggacgatattgatatagatgtatttgaaaatgataacaatattttgagctcttaaagttataatatacaattgaaggaaatattatatgacccaagtgggagattgttggaattatttccaatatttgggtacatatattatttataattgtatattagttgttatcataataaagattaaagcccaattaaagttatctattaaagtataaatattatggggcttatttagacatctataataaatataaggattatttgtgtagaagcagaaataccatttattatttcgtaaatgggccgaataataaatgggtatattagggttaggtccccaacccatataaatagcctacctatttgtttctctcatcaaaCAATAAGATTTTaggttcatctctcaagaacactaaagggctatcgatatagggttggaagacttaaaccccatccacatcagacattccgatccaggtccagatttAGAATAAGAAGATCTACATTACAATCAGGTCTAGATCCAGAACAAGAATATCCTAGATCTAGAGAAGATTAAGAAGAaaagaataacgaagaacgacttaatggaCCGTTTTTCTTTCAAGATCCAGGTatgtttccgcaattacagtttatctcaatttatcgacatagagtatatagattatagacttaaggattaaagatttagattaaagaaACTAACATGGTTATGAACTACGAGTTGTTGAGTTGGAGGTGGATACATCTAAACTATCCACCTACAAAgaagttgtatatatttttaaagctACACAATGGTTTGAACAATGAGAGATGATATATAATCACTTCACAAGAATCATATTTGGGAGTTAGTCTCATAGCAAGTTCCAACATTGTTTGGGTTTGCTTAACATCAGAAACTATTAATTTGCCCTAGTGGCAACTctagaagagagaaagaaaatgaggcATTTTGACATTGGTTAATACATATGGGTAATTTtgtattgactaatgcatttaaGCCAtatgacattgactaatgcatttgggcTATCTGGCATCGACCATTCGACATTGATTAATGCTTCTGGgccatctgacattgactaattcAATTACGACATCCAACATCGACGGAAGCATCTGGGCCATATGATATTGACTAATGCACAGGGGTCATCCGATATCGACGAATGTATATGGGCCATCTGAGCATTGACAAATGCACTTGGGACATCTAAGAGAATTCAAGTCAGGGTGTATATTTGTTGAATAGACTTGAATAGTTgtgatttattaatgggccgactcaattatctattttttaaggTTTCTGTATTAGGGTTTCAAGGACctagtgttatataaactcgtgttataatcctaatttattatgatattatCTATCTAACAATCTTCTCAATAACATTCTCTTTTGGTGGACGtaactaagttttattttgataaaccacttaaaaaaataatatatatttattatttacgtTATTTTCAAGATTCTGTTATAACAAATGAAAGtttaataattacttaattaggTGGGAGGAGTATTAAATATGATTGAAAGTATTGCACTATGTTatctaacttatttataaatgtttttttggcACTTGTTCTGTACTAGTTAGGATGAAgatgttttacttttttttggttattagaataattgttgtattatttaaatagtcttgtttggtatttaaaaaaaaatatagtaatatataatgatgaaataaattttaaaataaataaaataaaaataactttttaatgaattaagagatataatttataaagagtagaatgaaataatatttaattaagttagaaatatttaaaacatatatataaattactttCACCCAATCAGGtccaattttatattatatataccatttatataaatattaatacacAGTGTTCACCAAGTCAGGTCCCACTCTTTCAACAACCGTAGAGGTGTAGAGTAACTAcagcaaaaataatttttacagaTAGTAAATAAAGCTAACCGGCACTACCCTACCAAATATCACAAGAAATAGCATAGTTTTGTTTTTTGGAATGATGAAATTTTATTGGTGCTCAAGCTCTCAATGGCTAGCAATTAACAAAaccaaatgaataaattaagtttaatgtATTCCAAATGTCGTTTAGATAGAGAGGAAAAAAAGTATGTgaactataaaaaattaaattttgtgaccactaaaattttaaaaattttattttaaaatttttttttataattaataattataaatttatattttcgaattaaatatataacaacaatatttatatatatatatatatatatatatatatatattttcataatatatatcaaaagacTGACGACCTAACGAATAGCAAGActtatagttaaaaaattaattaattaattaattatataattaatatttatatataatataaaataagatataaataatgaatatattataatacggtgagataaaaaatatatatataattaataatactattatatatttaaaaaattggatAAATTGTAATATTCAATATGGACACGACAAAGCGTGTGAATAATTTGGTGATAATTCCGGAGACATTGAATATTGAGTAGTGAGAGTAGGAAATGGTTCttgaattgtttttatttttaaataattcaagtgTGATTACTTAACTCATAACCTTGAGGAGTTATTCTTTTCTATCACCCAAGATAAGATAATTATAAGTCTATAATTGAGTCACAGTGATGGCGGAGAAAATGGAATAAgacatcttttttattatatttagtagTTAATTATAGTTATTGAGAGCTCTatgtaaattcaaattttgtggtacctaaaaattaaaataaatatattatttgtaaattttataaaatatatattaaatatataattatatcattaattaaaaaaaaataaacacgaGAATTTAGatcatacaaaatattaaatcaaatcaaaaaataaagactaaattaatttatcgattCCGAGCCATTACAACTAGATAATTTGTTCATGATCGAGAGAGATAATAGGATGATTATTGAATATAGGGCTAAAAAACAGGGAAGGAACATGTTGAACTAGTGAAAAAAGTTCTTGAAACCATAGGTATTGGTTCTATATGCGGTTCTATATGCCGATGGGGATTGTCAACATTAGCCATTCCATTTCCCTTTAACAGTAATTAAATTCGTTGGAAAGGAATTCATATTGTTCAGATAAACAAAACTTAATGCTTCTGCGCGTCCTTCATTCAATCCAAAACGAGAATAAAACAATTGGCCTTCAATCCAATAAGAGAATAAACCATTTATTATGaacacattaaattaaacttcTTATTATACGATAAAACATTTATTACAAGCACAACTTTGGTAGTATGAACGTATTGAAAGGATACAATAGATAGAAGTATAGAAGAAATAGGTTTTGATGCATTCAAAGAACAttacatgaaaataataattattaattcaacATTAACCAATACAGATTTATTTAAGGtaggaagagaagaagaatatcaatatttttagaataactTTTTCACTGTGGCCGGAAACTGTGTATTCATCAAATAATCCTCCCAATCAATCGACCCCGGATGAAAATCAAACATACTTTCATCTATCTCATAGATTCTTCTCACCTCCTCTCGTAACTTTTCGGTGTTGTTGTCTTCAAAACTgtataagttaataataataaatattgtataaatttgtcaaatcaaaatatataaacagaAAAAAATTATGGTCATAATTTTGACTTACATTGACTTGAAATACGTGTAAGGTTGGTATACATGAGCTAACCGTATCACAAAATTGACACCTTTATTAAGGTTGGCGAATGTGGTTTCTATTATTGATAGGCGTGTTACTTTGTTCACCAATTGCAAAACCTGttcaattaacaaaatatactttattttacttttattattggACACAAAATTATTAGAAACTTAACTAGATAATAGGTGAAATGAAAGAATGGTTGTTCACCTTCAATGGCATCAAGTAATAGAATTTCATGTATGTATGAAAGGCCGCAAATGTGTGAAATGATTGAAGTTCATGAGCAACCTTAATCATCTTACCATTTTTGTCAAACCAAGGATTCATGGTGAAATATTTGAAGTTAAGACTTACAAAACGACCATAGTTGATTCGGTTTCTCAAAGAAGAGCTGATGTGATAGATTATTGTATCACCAAGATTTAATTGTTTCATATTCACTATAATTGCACAAATAATTGCATTTACAACCATATCCCCTGGTATCTGAAAATCAAAACCacatttcttttcatttcgTTTTAACATTTGACTTTATTATTGTCCTTAAATGAAATTGGATATATAATAGACAGTTAAACATATGAGTACCATATCCATATTTGCTTGTGGATCAAATGAGAGGTATTTCATTATTCCTTTGCCATAAGCTATAATGAATCCATTGATTGATCTATAAGAAAACCAAGAGACCATCTATATTTGGAATTTGTCAATTATGGAATAATGaaaattgtttttcttaattaattcttgAGAATCTAAATACCCGAAGCCTTGCATCCAACCAGGAAAAGGGTCTTTTAAGGTGCAAGTTACTATAGTTGGGCGCATGATAACCAAAGGAATATCTCCTTTCCAATGTCCTAACCACATTTCAGTCATAGCTTTTGTAAAAACATATGTATTTGGCCAGCCATACTTTTTTGCCCTGTAAAATTCATTcgtgaataaattaaatgatattgatTTATTACGTACACGAAGATCATCAATGATATCCAATTTAATAATAACCTTTGCATGCCCATGTCTTTCATAGCCAACTTAACTTCATTTTCAGTGGCTTTATTAGCCTTAAGTTCACTCAACTGTTCTTCCATCATTTTAATCTCGGTCTCGATGTTTAATCCATCAACTTCATTGAGGCTTTCACCCATATTAAACGGTTTCTCTGATATGTATCCCTCCCTTTCTCCACATACGTAAGCTGACGACAAAGAGAGATTATACACGAAGCTAAATCACACTagtaaaatattagatattagcGACAATCAATATCGACCATCTATAAATGAAGTTATATTATCAAAGTTTTGAAACAAAGGAGGGTAGAGGGATCTGACCAGTGGAAACATGGAGAAGCAATTTTAGGTTTGTGCATTTTTGGGCAAAGCTCAAGACGTTCATAGTTCCCTTCAGGTTTGTGTTTATTGCATCATCATATCTGCATTACATATATACATGcatgtcaatatatatatatatcaatttgtCACATTcactatattttctttttctaattaagaatatgattaataattatttaaagtacTACCTTCCATCAAATTGGAGAGTGGCGGCAGAATGAACAATAACGTTAATATCTGTAAGCATGTTTTGAAGCATAATATTTGAGTCATCGCCCTTAATCCCGAAATCTAAGGATCTTATGTCCCCAGGAACTGCAACTATTTTTTCAGAAATGAAAGATTTAAGTTCATCTGCTCCCCATTGCTCTCCAACAACTCCAAATAATTCTTTTTCTATCACCTGTTAATTATATCATTCATgattacttttaattaattaattagttaaatgaattccagaaatatattaattattaattacctCATCTAGTAGGCGTTGATTGGCTGATGAAACATCATCTGCTCTGATTAGAAGATACATTTTCTTGAAATCTGACTGAGTTCTTACCATCTTCTCCacaaatactatataatattgaatatataattaattatacataagTAAACAAagacgtatatatatatataatgtagaTACGTACGTTTAGCCAAGAAACCAGTAGCGCCAGTGACCAAAATGGTCATATTATGAAAAAGATGAGGATTTTGCTTATCTTCTGGTAGAGACGCCATTGAAGAAAacactattataataataataataataataataataataataataataataattagctAGGTAGCAGGTGGGAGGAGAGAAGGATCCAAATTTATATGGAAGATTGATGATcatcatatcatatatatatatatatatatatatatatatatatatatatatatatatatatatatatattttagaatttttattgatttcttACACATTATTAAAACTTAAGCCTTATTTggttttagattatttaaataaatttgttatttgaaaaaataattattagtgataattttgaagaggtgtaaatttttttagtaaaaaatttaaaggtatatattaatatataatgaaaaaaaataaaaaaatatatttaaaataaataatattttattattttgattaatgaatcgAATAATAAGTATGATGGGTGAGTGGAGAGTGAGTAACcaattttgattttggttattcaaataacccaagcCGAATTTCACCTAATTATTGATGACACTGCCTTATGTTACATATATCAGTCCTTGAAGTAtacctaattttaaaatatttaatttttaaaaaaatcaactcaATTGAGAGCTTATTTGgatttggattatttgaatgttgaaaaataaaataatgatcactaataattttgagaatgctatgtttttttgttaaaaaatttagatagataacgtaaaaaataattatttaaaaaatattttattatttttattaactaattaagtGATATGATAGAGAGATATGAGAATGAGTGAAATGATATTTGAGTATAttgggttattcaaataatattatgatagtTTGCCATGAATCCATGCTTAATCAAATGATTAAGGCACAAATCCGACTTAATGTACTTTTGAATACGACATTTTAAGCAAGGGCACCTTATTTTTTCACCATCCATATAACCGAGTTGAGTTGTGGCAAATGAAATGAACTCTTGCactcattttaaatattcttccaTGCCTCCAGGGTTTCTCGTATACATCTAATCATGGTCATGGTCATGGTCATGGTCAGACCtcatttataattatgtatataatttagATGCACTCCTATTAAAAAATACCTATTAAAAGCAAGAAAACAATGGTTAtctattattatgaattataaatcTCCATTCactaaatcaatatatttttatatatgtatataaacataattagtcAATGAATATATAAAGTAAGTGATATTGGATTTTGTAGACATAATTACCTTGAAATGCAAAACCAATATATTGAAATGCAAAACCAATATATTGATGTTCTTGATTTTGGTATTAATGTTTTAAGATCCTTTCTAAGGTGGTGATGAAAGATGGAGTTTTGGAAAAGAAATGATAGACGAATGATGTAAAATGATAAAGAATGTATGAAAAATGTAGAAAAAAGATAGAGATAGAATaaaggaaaatgaagaagaaaaattaaataaagttggTAAATAAGTAGTAGATGTGGTcggtgaaaaataattaataggaTTTGCACTAATTTTTGCAATACATATCCTATTTGTTAGTGCAAATGCTAAtgtagtataattttttaaatgagttaGTGTAAATATTAGTGCACACTAATACATGAGATTTTTACCcgagagttcaaaaataatttcaatttatgaCATTCAATATGCACTAGTTCTCACAATACACATTCAAATTGTTAGTGCAAAGGCTAAtgcaatataattttctaaatgggtTAGTGCAAATATTAGTGCACACTAATATAGGGGATTTCTATCCGAGAGTTAAAACATACttacaatttatgtcattcgATCTGCATTATTTCTTGCAATACACATCCAAATTGTTAGTGCAAACATTAAtgtagtataattttttaaatgggtTAGTGCAAATACTAGTGCACACGAATATAGGGGATTTCTACCcgagagttcaaaaataattataatctatGTAATTCGATCTGCATTATTTCTCACAATACACATCCAAATTGTTAGTACAAACGCTAAtgcaatataattttctaaatgggtTAGTGCAAATACTAGTGCACACTAATATAGAGGATTTCTACCCGAGagtccaaaaataattataatttatgtcaTTCGATCTGCACTATTTCTCGCAATACACATCCAAATTGTTTGTACAAATGCTAAtgcaatataattttctaaaagagTTAGTCCAAATATTAATTCACACTAATATAGTGGAATTCTACCCAatagttcaaaaataataacaatttatgtCATTCGATTTTATTAATTCTCGCAATAcacattcaaattattagtGCAAACACTAAtgaagtataattttttaaatgggtTAGTGCAAAAATTAGTGCATACTAATATAGGGGATTTGTACTTGagagttcaaaaatataaatttatatacctTATTGTAAATGTTGTTGTGGAAGGATCatgaatgattttatttaataggtATAGCAATTAAGTTTGCACCGATGAGTatgaaaacgtttgaaaatatatcctaagtataaatttatttagctTATTGGAAATATAATtgcaaataatttataaacgattatttttaataagaatatcAATTATCTTTGCACTAATGGGTATGAAAACATTTGAAATTATAtcctaaatataaatttatatatattaatgcaaATCCTATTGCGAacaatttatgaaaaattatatttaataggaCTAGCAACTACGTTTGCACTGAT is part of the Impatiens glandulifera chromosome 1, dImpGla2.1, whole genome shotgun sequence genome and encodes:
- the LOC124920564 gene encoding fatty acyl-CoA reductase 3-like → MASLPEDKQNPHLFHNMTILVTGATGFLAKLFVEKMVRTQSDFKKMYLLIRADDVSSANQRLLDEVIEKELFGVVGEQWGADELKSFISEKIVAVPGDIRSLDFGIKGDDSNIMLQNMLTDINVIVHSAATLQFDGRYDDAINTNLKGTMNVLSFAQKCTNLKLLLHVSTAYVCGEREGYISEKPFNMGESLNEVDGLNIETEIKMMEEQLSELKANKATENEVKLAMKDMGMQRAKKYGWPNTYVFTKAMTEMWLGHWKGDIPLVIMRPTIVTCTLKDPFPGWMQGFGSINGFIIAYGKGIMKYLSFDPQANMDMIPGDMVVNAIICAIIVNMKQLNLGDTIIYHISSSLRNRINYGRFVSLNFKYFTMNPWFDKNGKMIKVAHELQSFHTFAAFHTYMKFYYLMPLKVLQLVNKVTRLSIIETTFANLNKGVNFVIRLAHVYQPYTYFKSIFEDNNTEKLREEVRRIYEIDESMFDFHPGSIDWEDYLMNTQFPATVKKLF